A region of the Sarcophilus harrisii chromosome 3, mSarHar1.11, whole genome shotgun sequence genome:
TCCCGCGGGTCGGtcgataagcatttatcaagggcTTAACAAATACGCAGACGCTCTGAGCCTGCAAACTTTGGCATAAGCTTGTGCAGAAATCCATTCCCGCCCGGGCTGCGCTCCCGGCCAGCGCATCTCGGGCCCCGGCGCCGCGACACCTGCCCCAGTAGGCCCCGGGGACGCCCGGCTGGGCGGCGGTACCTCGAGCTTGACGCTGCCCGTGCCGCCGCCGGCGCCCACGGCGGCCCCAGTGCCGGCCAAGCTCAAGGCCTGAtcgttcttcttcttcttgtattTGTCCTTGTACATCTTGTTGCGGTGCTTCTTGCACATCCACGGCTTGCGCTGCTTGGCCACCTGGCTCGTGGTCTCGCGGCAGCCCTCGTAGGTGCACGTCTTGCTCACGcagcccccgccgccgccgccgcctgcGATCCCGGCGGACGCCCGGCCGCCTTCGCCGCCGGACGGAATCTCCTCGTCTTCCAGTTCCTCGGGGCTGGCCGTGCTCTCGCCGCCCCCTGGCGGGTCTGAGGTGTCTAGGAGGTCCGCCTCGTCCTCGGCGGCCTCGTCCTCCGCATCTCCCGCCACTTCGTACAAGGGCACGGGGTTCTCGGCGGCGCTGCCGCCCCCCGGGACTGGGGTCACGGTCGGGGTCGGGGTTACCGAGGCCGCAGGAGCGGGGCTCGGCCGCAGGATGGCGCCCGCTGCCGCTCCCACCCCTGCCGCCTCCTCCCGGCTGCCGCAGGGCTGCATGACCAGTAGGGTGAGCTGCGGGGCTGGGGCAGCAGCGGCGAGGGGGGCGGCAGCGCCGCCGGTCCCCGCCGATTCTCTGCCCTGCTGGGCCTCCGTCCCGAGGGCTACCGTCGGAAGCGGACAACCCGGCCCTCTCCCTGCAACTGCCTGGACAGACCCAACGTCAGCACCCGCAGCGCCCGGCAGGGCCTGGAGTCGGGCACAGAGCAGCTTTTCTCCCTGCGCCTGCGCGGCCTTGGGAAGCGGGATGCGAGGGTCAGAGAGGCGGGCGTTTGAAAGTCTGGCGGGACAAAGCGGCGAGACTTTCCGAGGGACTGCGTGCAGAAGGAAGGCTTGAGCGACTGCGCATGTGCGGCAACAAGGCGTCTGACTTCTAGAGGCCACCGTGAACCAAGAAAGGGGGTTACCCGGATGTACTCTTACAATCTTATCCGGGGGATGCAGATTCGAGGCGTTTTCGTCATCCAGTCCTTGAACTTCGGCTTTACTTCGCTGCTGTGGTTTCTTCACCCTTGCCCGTACTCCGCTTCTCTCACCTCttacctttcctttttatttctcaaatgaaaataCTCCATCAAGTCCTCTCATTATTAGTAATTAAATTAGTAAGTAAATTACATTAGTAAAGTAAATCCTGCTTTCTCTGActttgaaaaaattctttattcctgcccctccccccccccccccccccccccccccccccccgtcccccTCTCGTTATGTTTAAAGTGGGAAAGATGGCTCAGGACCTTTTTTTATTCTTGGCATGAgtggaaggaatttcctcaccttGATGGTCTTTGTATCAATCCTTATCCCTATCGCTTCCTTATGCAATTTACTTCGATTAAATTAAACTGTAAATGACTCCAATGCTAGTTTTCACTTCTGCAACTTAAAAGCGTCTTCCTCTCCCAGCTGGGGTTAGCATTAGTGGTTTGGGAccattttgcttcctttttctccctactACTAATCAATCTATTAAACCATAAAAGTATGGCCCTCTTAATTTCCCCTATTTTCCCTCCCTAGAGGTTAGTTCTTGACATCCTTAGATCCCTAACAGGATAAATTTCAGGGATTACCAGAATTTGGGGGGAAATAGTTATTTTTACTAATCTTTAATTGAAACGTGGCATttccttcaataaaaaaaaaaatgattcaaaaatattttaaaacttcttaTGAGAAGGGTCGTTAGCTTTCACCAGACTACCAAAAGGGTCCATAACATAAAAATTCCTTGGAATCCCTACCTACAAAAAGGCTGAACCAAAATTTTAATATAGTATATTGATtacaattaaacaaaataagtTAATCTCTTTTCAAAACTGACCACATCTCTCTGTCTACTTTCCCCTTTAACAACTTCTAGACCTTTCATATAATGAATTCTTGGCATAGTGGagagagagctggccttggagatgtattcaagtcccatctctgacaaaTTAACTATGTAAGATTTTTAACTTCTAAAGATCCTAGTAACTCTGTTAAACTTATGTGAAAGAAGGTTCCTTGCTTACATTTTCCTAAACAAATGAAATTGTGGGTCTTGTCTcctaaaacaacaataaaaacttagCTATTGGACTCTCTCCTAATTCCAAGAGATGATAGAGCACACAGAACATGGTCTAAAACAGATTACCAACTCTAGAAAAAGAATTCCAGAGGATGAAAAATCAATACCACCAATCTTTTGCCGAAGAATACAACTACTGcatgtttttctcttcatttgttgTACTGCTCCCAGgatgttcactttttttcatttatctctgcATCCCCAAAGATGGGAATGTGATGGTATGGTATTTTGTATGCCAAGTCACAACACAGATTCAATAAATAGCGGGTTCACCCACTGTACCCTATTGTATTCTAATCATTCAGTGTCTTGTGCAAAAATGTCCCT
Encoded here:
- the RFXAP gene encoding regulatory factor X-associated protein encodes the protein MGLMRTGKVRGERSGVRARVKKPQQRSKAEVQGLDDENASNLHPPDKIVRVHPGNPLSWFTVASRSQTPCCRTCAVAQAFLLHAVPRKVSPLCPARLSNARLSDPRIPLPKAAQAQGEKLLCARLQALPGAAGADVGSVQAVAGRGPGCPLPTVALGTEAQQGRESAGTGGAAAPLAAAAPAPQLTLLVMQPCGSREEAAGVGAAAGAILRPSPAPAASVTPTPTVTPVPGGGSAAENPVPLYEVAGDAEDEAAEDEADLLDTSDPPGGGESTASPEELEDEEIPSGGEGGRASAGIAGGGGGGGCVSKTCTYEGCRETTSQVAKQRKPWMCKKHRNKMYKDKYKKKKNDQALSLAGTGAAVGAGGGTGSVKLEESTDGSSSTGKQRTGSVGDRPARPTLLEQVLNQKRLALLRSPEVVQFLQTQQQLLNQQVLEQRQQQQFPGASV